From the genome of Phreatobacter cathodiphilus, one region includes:
- a CDS encoding hydroxymethylglutaryl-CoA reductase, degradative has protein sequence MAVNSRLPGFYKLSPAERLSAATEASGLAVGDLSSLAAPAPDILAIADRMIENVVGTLSIPVGIAANFTIDGKDYLVPMATEEPSVVAAASNMASVARLHGGFRTSADLPIMVSQVQVVGVADPRAARLRLYEAEAELLALANEQDPLLVKLGGGARGIEVRIVEASGATFVVLHLLVDVRDAMGANAVNTMAEALAPRVAEIAGGRVRLRILTNKADRRLARVRAVFDRDALGGADVVGGIVDAYRFAAADSYRAATHNKGIMNGITAVVLATGNDTRAVEAGAHCHAAASGRYTSLSHFEIGDDGHLVGTLEVPMAVGLVGGATKTHPAARAAVKLLGVTSAQELAKVVVAVGLAQNVGALRALAAEGIQKGHMSLHARNVAAAAGAIGEEIEAVVARLKTGGHVRFDRAEAILAELRAGRS, from the coding sequence ATGGCCGTCAACAGCCGCCTTCCCGGCTTCTACAAGCTTTCGCCCGCAGAGCGGCTCAGTGCAGCCACCGAGGCCTCGGGGTTGGCAGTCGGCGACCTGTCCAGCCTGGCTGCGCCGGCGCCGGACATCCTGGCCATTGCCGACCGGATGATCGAGAACGTCGTCGGGACCCTGTCGATCCCGGTGGGGATCGCCGCAAACTTCACCATCGACGGGAAGGATTACCTCGTTCCGATGGCGACCGAGGAACCATCCGTGGTGGCTGCGGCCAGCAACATGGCTTCGGTGGCCCGCCTGCACGGGGGCTTCCGCACGTCGGCCGATCTTCCCATCATGGTCTCGCAGGTTCAGGTCGTCGGCGTGGCGGACCCGCGGGCGGCGCGCCTGCGCCTCTACGAGGCGGAGGCCGAACTGCTGGCGCTCGCCAACGAGCAGGACCCGCTGCTGGTGAAGCTCGGGGGCGGCGCGCGCGGGATCGAGGTGCGCATCGTCGAGGCCAGCGGCGCGACCTTCGTGGTGCTCCACCTCCTCGTGGACGTGCGTGACGCGATGGGAGCGAACGCGGTCAACACGATGGCCGAGGCCCTCGCACCGCGAGTGGCCGAGATCGCTGGCGGACGGGTTCGCTTGCGCATCCTGACGAACAAGGCGGACCGCCGCCTTGCCCGCGTCCGTGCCGTCTTCGACCGGGATGCGCTGGGTGGCGCCGACGTCGTCGGCGGCATCGTCGACGCCTACCGGTTCGCGGCGGCGGACTCCTACCGCGCGGCGACCCACAACAAGGGGATCATGAACGGCATTACCGCGGTTGTGCTGGCGACGGGCAACGACACCCGCGCGGTCGAGGCCGGTGCTCATTGCCATGCCGCCGCGAGCGGGCGCTACACCTCGCTGTCGCACTTCGAAATCGGCGATGACGGTCACCTCGTCGGCACCCTCGAGGTCCCGATGGCGGTGGGGCTCGTCGGCGGCGCGACAAAGACCCACCCCGCGGCCCGTGCCGCGGTCAAGCTGCTGGGCGTCACGTCCGCACAGGAGCTCGCGAAGGTCGTCGTCGCGGTGGGGCTCGCCCAGAATGTGGGTGCCCTTCGCGCGCTGGCGGCCGAGGGAATCCAGAAGGGGCACATGTCGCTGCACGCCCGCAACGTCGCAGCCGCAGCCGGCGCCATCGGCGAGGAGATCGAGGCGGTGGTGGCACGGCTTAAGACCGGAGGGCATGTCCGCTTCGACAGGGCGGAAGCCATTCTCGCCGAACTCAGGGCGGGCCGGTCCTAG